One window from the genome of Anguilla rostrata isolate EN2019 chromosome 5, ASM1855537v3, whole genome shotgun sequence encodes:
- the tlr3 gene encoding toll-like receptor 3 isoform X4 produces the protein MKVAPLFLLTCLLGLLVQSPCLLAQKATACEVKGRTADCTHLSLKEVPPDLPADITGLDVSHNMLPALPGLSLAWYPQLVRLDASFNDIKGLDPDMCLALPLLRHLVLHRNEVHLLTEKDVLHCANLTHLDLSSNRLKLLGEPFRPLQRLTRLDVSASGLTSARLGSVPQLWSLKTLSLSGNAIKSIKSNDLSYLSNSSIQTLILSSLPLKTLEPGCFQQIRGLRDLVMDSSPLSPQLIVKLSEELSGTRIASLSLRNIKLVSLTNTTFKGLQDTNLTSLDLSSNSMVSLHNSPFQWLGTLERLCLNENHLKHLTSSSFTGLGNLRVMNLTRALVKSHKSPYPIIDDFSFGPLARLETLLMDYTAFQGITADLFSGLESLGHLSLSWSSVGLQTVSGKTFASLSRSPLRTLDLTGADISRLEPGAFSDLGNLTKLLLGSNFISQTLTGEEFRGLASLEELNLYRNRKISLSPLSFVSVPSLRTLILGLALAQNQDFDPSPFQQLRNLSTLDLSNNNIANVMEGLLAGLENLRVLRLQHNNLQRVWKSANPGGPVSFLQGLRSLETLDLDSNGLDEIPVTGLSGLSQLRELGLAGNVLDHLRDSIFDDLDSLRVLRMQRNLITSVPRGVFQPAFRNLSVLRLERNPFDCTCESILWFVNWLNATNASVPQRGSEYICNTPQAYFNKSVDRFNPLSCKDMVPFFALYVANCILVLIFMTTALISHFQGWRIKFHWNVLVNRTLGFAEPDLGEARFEYDAYLIYAPGDSKWVERHLLPLEEDKQYSFFMEDRDAEPGRSQFEAIVEAMRSSRKIVFVVTEKLLSDPWCRMYKAHQAMHQVIEDSRDSVVLVLLEDVPDHRLSRALLIRKGMLKSRCILHWPLQRERIPAFRHKLQVALGSSNAVQ, from the exons ATGAAGGTAGCGCCTCTCTTCCTCCTGACTTGCCTCTTGGGCCTGCTTGTCCAGAGCCCCTGCCTCCTGGCGCAAAAGGCGACCGCCTGCGAGGTTAAAGGTCGGACGGCAGACTGCACGCACCTGAGTCTCAAAGAGGTGCCCCCCGATCTGCCCGCCGACATCACCGGGCTGGACGTGTCCCACAACATGCTCCCGGCGCTGCCCGGACTGTCCCTGGCGTGGTACCCTCAGCTGGTCCGCCTGGATGCCAGCTTCAACGACATCAAAGGCCTGGATCCCGACATGTGCCTCGCCCTGCCCCTCCTGAGGCACCTCGTGCTCCACCGCAATGAGGTCCACCTCCTGACCGAGAAGGACGTGCTCCACTGCGCCAACCTCACTCACCTGGACCTGTCCTCCAACCGGCTCAAGCTACTGGGGGAGCCTTTTCGGCCCCTGCAG AGGCTGACCCGGCTGGACGTGTCGGCTAGCGGTCTCACCTCGGCCCGTTTGGGGTCCGTGCCGCAGCTGTGGAGCCTGAAGACGTTGTCCCTGTCTGGGAATGCCATAAAGAGCATCAAGAGCAATGACCTCTCCTACCTCAGCAACTCCTCCATCCAGACACTGATCCTCTCTTCTCTGCCACTGAAAACG CTTGAGCCTGGATGCTTCCAGCAAATCAGAGGACTGCGAGATCTGGTGATGGACAGTTCTCCGCTCAGCCCCCAGTTAATTGTCAAATTGAGCGAGGAGCTGTCGGGGACGAGGATCGCCAGCCTTTCCCTCCGGAATATCAAGCTGGTGTCCCTCACCAATACCACCTTCAAAGGCCTGCAGGACACTAACCTGACCTCTCTGGACCTGTCCAGCAACAGCATGGTGTCACTGCACAACAGTCCTTTCCAGTGGCTGGGCACTTTGGAGAGGCTATGCCTCAACGAGAACCACCTCAAGCACCTCACCAGTTCCTCATTCACAGGGCTGGGGAACCTCAGGGTCATGAACCTCACCAGGGCGTTGGTGAAGAGCCACAAATCGCCCTACCCTATCATCGACGACTTCTCTTTCGGTCCGCTGGCCAGACTGGAAACCCTGCTAATGGACTACACGGCCTTCCAAGGGATCACGGCCGACCTCTTTTCAGGACTGGAGAGCCTCGGTCACCTGAGCCTGAGCTGGAGCAGCGTCGGCCTTCAGACTGTGAGCGGCAAGACGTTCGCCTCACTGTCCCGCTCGCCGCTCCGCACGCTGGACCTGACGGGCGCGGACATCTCGCGCCTGGAACCGGGGGCCTTCTCGGACCTGGGGAACCTTACCAAGCTGCTCCTGGGCTCCAACTTCATCTCCCAGACCCTGACGGGGGAGGAGTTCCGGGGTCTGGCCAGCCTGGAGGAGCTCAACCTGTACCGCAATAGGAagatctccctctcccctttgtCCTTCGTCTCCGTGCCCTCCCTGAGGACGCTGATACTGGGGCTCGCTCTGGCCCAAAATCAGGACTTCGACCCCTCCCCGTTCCAGCAGCTTCGCAACCTGTCCACGCTGGACCTCAGCAACAACAACATTGCCAACGTGATGGAGGGCCTTCTGGCCGGGCTGGAGAACCTTCGGGTCCTCAGGCTGCAGCACAACAACCTGCAGCGAGTGTGGAAGAGCGCCAACCCGGGCGGACCCGTCTCCTTCCTGCAGGGCCTGCGCAGCCTGGAGACGCTGGACCTGGACAGCAACGGGCTGGACGAGATCCCTGTCACGGGGCTGAGCGGGCTATCCCAGCTTCGCGAGCTCGGCCTTGCCGGGAACGTCCTGGACCACCTGCGGGACTCCATCTTCGACGACCTGGACTCCCTGCGGGTGCTGCGGATGCAGAGGAACCTGATCACCTCGGTGCCGCGAGGCGTGTTCCAACCCGCCTTCCGCAACCTCAGCGTGCTCCGCCTGGAGCGCAACCCCTTCGACTGCACCTGCGAGAGCATCCTGTGGTTCGTCAACTGGCTCAACGCCACCAACGCCAGCGTGCCCCAGCGGGGCTCCGAGTACATCTGCAACACGCCGCAAGCTTATTTCAACAAGTCCGTGGACCGCTTCAACCCCCTGTCCTGCAAGGACATGGTCCCCTTCTTCGCCCTCTATGTCGCAAACTGCATCCTGGTGCTGATCTTCATGACAACCGCCCTCATATCCCATTTCCAGGGGTGGAGGATTAAGTTCCACTGGAACGTCCTGGTCAACCGCACCTTGGGCTTTGCAGAGCCGGACCTGGGCGAGGCCAGGTTCGAATATGACGCCTACTTGATATATGCACCGGGAGACAGTAAATGGGTGGAGAGACACTTGCTTCCCCTAGAGGAGGACAAGCAGTATAGCTTCTTCATGGAGGACCGTGACGCTGAGCCGGGCAGATCCCAGTTTGAGGCCATTGTTGAGGCCATGAGAAGCTCCAGAAAGATTGTGTTTGTCGTCACAGAAAAGCTACTGAGTGACCCGTGGTGCCGAAT GTACAAGGCGCATCAGGCCATGCACCAGGTGATCGAGGACAGCCGGGACTCCGTGGTGCTGGTCCTGCTGGAGGACGTCCCGGACCACAGGCTGAGCCGCGCCCTTCTGATTCGCAAGGGCATGCTGAAGTCCCGCTGCATTCTGCACTGGCCCCTGCAGAGGGAGCGCATTCCCGCCTTCCGCCACAAGCTGCAGGTGGCGCTAGGCTCCAGCAACGCTGTACAGTAg
- the tlr3 gene encoding toll-like receptor 3 isoform X2 — translation MTTLHFGRNLVSCLRTVGAMKVAPLFLLTCLLGLLVQSPCLLAQKATACEVKGRTADCTHLSLKEVPPDLPADITGLDVSHNMLPALPGLSLAWYPQLVRLDASFNDIKGLDPDMCLALPLLRHLVLHRNEVHLLTEKDVLHCANLTHLDLSSNRLKLLGEPFRPLQRLTRLDVSASGLTSARLGSVPQLWSLKTLSLSGNAIKSIKSNDLSYLSNSSIQTLILSSLPLKTLEPGCFQQIRGLRDLVMDSSPLSPQLIVKLSEELSGTRIASLSLRNIKLVSLTNTTFKGLQDTNLTSLDLSSNSMVSLHNSPFQWLGTLERLCLNENHLKHLTSSSFTGLGNLRVMNLTRALVKSHKSPYPIIDDFSFGPLARLETLLMDYTAFQGITADLFSGLESLGHLSLSWSSVGLQTVSGKTFASLSRSPLRTLDLTGADISRLEPGAFSDLGNLTKLLLGSNFISQTLTGEEFRGLASLEELNLYRNRKISLSPLSFVSVPSLRTLILGLALAQNQDFDPSPFQQLRNLSTLDLSNNNIANVMEGLLAGLENLRVLRLQHNNLQRVWKSANPGGPVSFLQGLRSLETLDLDSNGLDEIPVTGLSGLSQLRELGLAGNVLDHLRDSIFDDLDSLRVLRMQRNLITSVPRGVFQPAFRNLSVLRLERNPFDCTCESILWFVNWLNATNASVPQRGSEYICNTPQAYFNKSVDRFNPLSCKDMVPFFALYVANCILVLIFMTTALISHFQGWRIKFHWNVLVNRTLGFAEPDLGEARFEYDAYLIYAPGDSKWVERHLLPLEEDKQYSFFMEDRDAEPGRSQFEAIVEAMRSSRKIVFVVTEKLLSDPWCRMYKAHQAMHQVIEDSRDSVVLVLLEDVPDHRLSRALLIRKGMLKSRCILHWPLQRERIPAFRHKLQVALGSSNAVQ, via the exons ATGACAACGTTGCACTTTGGTCGTAATTTA GTTTCATGCCTTCGGACGGTAGGAGCCATGAAGGTAGCGCCTCTCTTCCTCCTGACTTGCCTCTTGGGCCTGCTTGTCCAGAGCCCCTGCCTCCTGGCGCAAAAGGCGACCGCCTGCGAGGTTAAAGGTCGGACGGCAGACTGCACGCACCTGAGTCTCAAAGAGGTGCCCCCCGATCTGCCCGCCGACATCACCGGGCTGGACGTGTCCCACAACATGCTCCCGGCGCTGCCCGGACTGTCCCTGGCGTGGTACCCTCAGCTGGTCCGCCTGGATGCCAGCTTCAACGACATCAAAGGCCTGGATCCCGACATGTGCCTCGCCCTGCCCCTCCTGAGGCACCTCGTGCTCCACCGCAATGAGGTCCACCTCCTGACCGAGAAGGACGTGCTCCACTGCGCCAACCTCACTCACCTGGACCTGTCCTCCAACCGGCTCAAGCTACTGGGGGAGCCTTTTCGGCCCCTGCAG AGGCTGACCCGGCTGGACGTGTCGGCTAGCGGTCTCACCTCGGCCCGTTTGGGGTCCGTGCCGCAGCTGTGGAGCCTGAAGACGTTGTCCCTGTCTGGGAATGCCATAAAGAGCATCAAGAGCAATGACCTCTCCTACCTCAGCAACTCCTCCATCCAGACACTGATCCTCTCTTCTCTGCCACTGAAAACG CTTGAGCCTGGATGCTTCCAGCAAATCAGAGGACTGCGAGATCTGGTGATGGACAGTTCTCCGCTCAGCCCCCAGTTAATTGTCAAATTGAGCGAGGAGCTGTCGGGGACGAGGATCGCCAGCCTTTCCCTCCGGAATATCAAGCTGGTGTCCCTCACCAATACCACCTTCAAAGGCCTGCAGGACACTAACCTGACCTCTCTGGACCTGTCCAGCAACAGCATGGTGTCACTGCACAACAGTCCTTTCCAGTGGCTGGGCACTTTGGAGAGGCTATGCCTCAACGAGAACCACCTCAAGCACCTCACCAGTTCCTCATTCACAGGGCTGGGGAACCTCAGGGTCATGAACCTCACCAGGGCGTTGGTGAAGAGCCACAAATCGCCCTACCCTATCATCGACGACTTCTCTTTCGGTCCGCTGGCCAGACTGGAAACCCTGCTAATGGACTACACGGCCTTCCAAGGGATCACGGCCGACCTCTTTTCAGGACTGGAGAGCCTCGGTCACCTGAGCCTGAGCTGGAGCAGCGTCGGCCTTCAGACTGTGAGCGGCAAGACGTTCGCCTCACTGTCCCGCTCGCCGCTCCGCACGCTGGACCTGACGGGCGCGGACATCTCGCGCCTGGAACCGGGGGCCTTCTCGGACCTGGGGAACCTTACCAAGCTGCTCCTGGGCTCCAACTTCATCTCCCAGACCCTGACGGGGGAGGAGTTCCGGGGTCTGGCCAGCCTGGAGGAGCTCAACCTGTACCGCAATAGGAagatctccctctcccctttgtCCTTCGTCTCCGTGCCCTCCCTGAGGACGCTGATACTGGGGCTCGCTCTGGCCCAAAATCAGGACTTCGACCCCTCCCCGTTCCAGCAGCTTCGCAACCTGTCCACGCTGGACCTCAGCAACAACAACATTGCCAACGTGATGGAGGGCCTTCTGGCCGGGCTGGAGAACCTTCGGGTCCTCAGGCTGCAGCACAACAACCTGCAGCGAGTGTGGAAGAGCGCCAACCCGGGCGGACCCGTCTCCTTCCTGCAGGGCCTGCGCAGCCTGGAGACGCTGGACCTGGACAGCAACGGGCTGGACGAGATCCCTGTCACGGGGCTGAGCGGGCTATCCCAGCTTCGCGAGCTCGGCCTTGCCGGGAACGTCCTGGACCACCTGCGGGACTCCATCTTCGACGACCTGGACTCCCTGCGGGTGCTGCGGATGCAGAGGAACCTGATCACCTCGGTGCCGCGAGGCGTGTTCCAACCCGCCTTCCGCAACCTCAGCGTGCTCCGCCTGGAGCGCAACCCCTTCGACTGCACCTGCGAGAGCATCCTGTGGTTCGTCAACTGGCTCAACGCCACCAACGCCAGCGTGCCCCAGCGGGGCTCCGAGTACATCTGCAACACGCCGCAAGCTTATTTCAACAAGTCCGTGGACCGCTTCAACCCCCTGTCCTGCAAGGACATGGTCCCCTTCTTCGCCCTCTATGTCGCAAACTGCATCCTGGTGCTGATCTTCATGACAACCGCCCTCATATCCCATTTCCAGGGGTGGAGGATTAAGTTCCACTGGAACGTCCTGGTCAACCGCACCTTGGGCTTTGCAGAGCCGGACCTGGGCGAGGCCAGGTTCGAATATGACGCCTACTTGATATATGCACCGGGAGACAGTAAATGGGTGGAGAGACACTTGCTTCCCCTAGAGGAGGACAAGCAGTATAGCTTCTTCATGGAGGACCGTGACGCTGAGCCGGGCAGATCCCAGTTTGAGGCCATTGTTGAGGCCATGAGAAGCTCCAGAAAGATTGTGTTTGTCGTCACAGAAAAGCTACTGAGTGACCCGTGGTGCCGAAT GTACAAGGCGCATCAGGCCATGCACCAGGTGATCGAGGACAGCCGGGACTCCGTGGTGCTGGTCCTGCTGGAGGACGTCCCGGACCACAGGCTGAGCCGCGCCCTTCTGATTCGCAAGGGCATGCTGAAGTCCCGCTGCATTCTGCACTGGCCCCTGCAGAGGGAGCGCATTCCCGCCTTCCGCCACAAGCTGCAGGTGGCGCTAGGCTCCAGCAACGCTGTACAGTAg
- the tlr3 gene encoding toll-like receptor 3 isoform X1 — protein sequence MKLAAVASSATYFQNQDCFCLFDSHISWFDKNLSDGGKTSLVFVKKEEYREIEVSCLRTVGAMKVAPLFLLTCLLGLLVQSPCLLAQKATACEVKGRTADCTHLSLKEVPPDLPADITGLDVSHNMLPALPGLSLAWYPQLVRLDASFNDIKGLDPDMCLALPLLRHLVLHRNEVHLLTEKDVLHCANLTHLDLSSNRLKLLGEPFRPLQRLTRLDVSASGLTSARLGSVPQLWSLKTLSLSGNAIKSIKSNDLSYLSNSSIQTLILSSLPLKTLEPGCFQQIRGLRDLVMDSSPLSPQLIVKLSEELSGTRIASLSLRNIKLVSLTNTTFKGLQDTNLTSLDLSSNSMVSLHNSPFQWLGTLERLCLNENHLKHLTSSSFTGLGNLRVMNLTRALVKSHKSPYPIIDDFSFGPLARLETLLMDYTAFQGITADLFSGLESLGHLSLSWSSVGLQTVSGKTFASLSRSPLRTLDLTGADISRLEPGAFSDLGNLTKLLLGSNFISQTLTGEEFRGLASLEELNLYRNRKISLSPLSFVSVPSLRTLILGLALAQNQDFDPSPFQQLRNLSTLDLSNNNIANVMEGLLAGLENLRVLRLQHNNLQRVWKSANPGGPVSFLQGLRSLETLDLDSNGLDEIPVTGLSGLSQLRELGLAGNVLDHLRDSIFDDLDSLRVLRMQRNLITSVPRGVFQPAFRNLSVLRLERNPFDCTCESILWFVNWLNATNASVPQRGSEYICNTPQAYFNKSVDRFNPLSCKDMVPFFALYVANCILVLIFMTTALISHFQGWRIKFHWNVLVNRTLGFAEPDLGEARFEYDAYLIYAPGDSKWVERHLLPLEEDKQYSFFMEDRDAEPGRSQFEAIVEAMRSSRKIVFVVTEKLLSDPWCRMYKAHQAMHQVIEDSRDSVVLVLLEDVPDHRLSRALLIRKGMLKSRCILHWPLQRERIPAFRHKLQVALGSSNAVQ from the exons ATGAAGCTTGCAGCAGTTGCTAGTTCCGCCACCTATTTCCAAAACCaagactgtttttgtttgtttgacagTCATATTTCCTGGTTTGATAAGAATTTGAGCGACGGAGGCAAGACTAGTCTGGTTTTTGTAAAAAAGGAGGAATACAGAGAAATCGag GTTTCATGCCTTCGGACGGTAGGAGCCATGAAGGTAGCGCCTCTCTTCCTCCTGACTTGCCTCTTGGGCCTGCTTGTCCAGAGCCCCTGCCTCCTGGCGCAAAAGGCGACCGCCTGCGAGGTTAAAGGTCGGACGGCAGACTGCACGCACCTGAGTCTCAAAGAGGTGCCCCCCGATCTGCCCGCCGACATCACCGGGCTGGACGTGTCCCACAACATGCTCCCGGCGCTGCCCGGACTGTCCCTGGCGTGGTACCCTCAGCTGGTCCGCCTGGATGCCAGCTTCAACGACATCAAAGGCCTGGATCCCGACATGTGCCTCGCCCTGCCCCTCCTGAGGCACCTCGTGCTCCACCGCAATGAGGTCCACCTCCTGACCGAGAAGGACGTGCTCCACTGCGCCAACCTCACTCACCTGGACCTGTCCTCCAACCGGCTCAAGCTACTGGGGGAGCCTTTTCGGCCCCTGCAG AGGCTGACCCGGCTGGACGTGTCGGCTAGCGGTCTCACCTCGGCCCGTTTGGGGTCCGTGCCGCAGCTGTGGAGCCTGAAGACGTTGTCCCTGTCTGGGAATGCCATAAAGAGCATCAAGAGCAATGACCTCTCCTACCTCAGCAACTCCTCCATCCAGACACTGATCCTCTCTTCTCTGCCACTGAAAACG CTTGAGCCTGGATGCTTCCAGCAAATCAGAGGACTGCGAGATCTGGTGATGGACAGTTCTCCGCTCAGCCCCCAGTTAATTGTCAAATTGAGCGAGGAGCTGTCGGGGACGAGGATCGCCAGCCTTTCCCTCCGGAATATCAAGCTGGTGTCCCTCACCAATACCACCTTCAAAGGCCTGCAGGACACTAACCTGACCTCTCTGGACCTGTCCAGCAACAGCATGGTGTCACTGCACAACAGTCCTTTCCAGTGGCTGGGCACTTTGGAGAGGCTATGCCTCAACGAGAACCACCTCAAGCACCTCACCAGTTCCTCATTCACAGGGCTGGGGAACCTCAGGGTCATGAACCTCACCAGGGCGTTGGTGAAGAGCCACAAATCGCCCTACCCTATCATCGACGACTTCTCTTTCGGTCCGCTGGCCAGACTGGAAACCCTGCTAATGGACTACACGGCCTTCCAAGGGATCACGGCCGACCTCTTTTCAGGACTGGAGAGCCTCGGTCACCTGAGCCTGAGCTGGAGCAGCGTCGGCCTTCAGACTGTGAGCGGCAAGACGTTCGCCTCACTGTCCCGCTCGCCGCTCCGCACGCTGGACCTGACGGGCGCGGACATCTCGCGCCTGGAACCGGGGGCCTTCTCGGACCTGGGGAACCTTACCAAGCTGCTCCTGGGCTCCAACTTCATCTCCCAGACCCTGACGGGGGAGGAGTTCCGGGGTCTGGCCAGCCTGGAGGAGCTCAACCTGTACCGCAATAGGAagatctccctctcccctttgtCCTTCGTCTCCGTGCCCTCCCTGAGGACGCTGATACTGGGGCTCGCTCTGGCCCAAAATCAGGACTTCGACCCCTCCCCGTTCCAGCAGCTTCGCAACCTGTCCACGCTGGACCTCAGCAACAACAACATTGCCAACGTGATGGAGGGCCTTCTGGCCGGGCTGGAGAACCTTCGGGTCCTCAGGCTGCAGCACAACAACCTGCAGCGAGTGTGGAAGAGCGCCAACCCGGGCGGACCCGTCTCCTTCCTGCAGGGCCTGCGCAGCCTGGAGACGCTGGACCTGGACAGCAACGGGCTGGACGAGATCCCTGTCACGGGGCTGAGCGGGCTATCCCAGCTTCGCGAGCTCGGCCTTGCCGGGAACGTCCTGGACCACCTGCGGGACTCCATCTTCGACGACCTGGACTCCCTGCGGGTGCTGCGGATGCAGAGGAACCTGATCACCTCGGTGCCGCGAGGCGTGTTCCAACCCGCCTTCCGCAACCTCAGCGTGCTCCGCCTGGAGCGCAACCCCTTCGACTGCACCTGCGAGAGCATCCTGTGGTTCGTCAACTGGCTCAACGCCACCAACGCCAGCGTGCCCCAGCGGGGCTCCGAGTACATCTGCAACACGCCGCAAGCTTATTTCAACAAGTCCGTGGACCGCTTCAACCCCCTGTCCTGCAAGGACATGGTCCCCTTCTTCGCCCTCTATGTCGCAAACTGCATCCTGGTGCTGATCTTCATGACAACCGCCCTCATATCCCATTTCCAGGGGTGGAGGATTAAGTTCCACTGGAACGTCCTGGTCAACCGCACCTTGGGCTTTGCAGAGCCGGACCTGGGCGAGGCCAGGTTCGAATATGACGCCTACTTGATATATGCACCGGGAGACAGTAAATGGGTGGAGAGACACTTGCTTCCCCTAGAGGAGGACAAGCAGTATAGCTTCTTCATGGAGGACCGTGACGCTGAGCCGGGCAGATCCCAGTTTGAGGCCATTGTTGAGGCCATGAGAAGCTCCAGAAAGATTGTGTTTGTCGTCACAGAAAAGCTACTGAGTGACCCGTGGTGCCGAAT GTACAAGGCGCATCAGGCCATGCACCAGGTGATCGAGGACAGCCGGGACTCCGTGGTGCTGGTCCTGCTGGAGGACGTCCCGGACCACAGGCTGAGCCGCGCCCTTCTGATTCGCAAGGGCATGCTGAAGTCCCGCTGCATTCTGCACTGGCCCCTGCAGAGGGAGCGCATTCCCGCCTTCCGCCACAAGCTGCAGGTGGCGCTAGGCTCCAGCAACGCTGTACAGTAg
- the tlr3 gene encoding toll-like receptor 3 isoform X3 gives MSKHVSCLRTVGAMKVAPLFLLTCLLGLLVQSPCLLAQKATACEVKGRTADCTHLSLKEVPPDLPADITGLDVSHNMLPALPGLSLAWYPQLVRLDASFNDIKGLDPDMCLALPLLRHLVLHRNEVHLLTEKDVLHCANLTHLDLSSNRLKLLGEPFRPLQRLTRLDVSASGLTSARLGSVPQLWSLKTLSLSGNAIKSIKSNDLSYLSNSSIQTLILSSLPLKTLEPGCFQQIRGLRDLVMDSSPLSPQLIVKLSEELSGTRIASLSLRNIKLVSLTNTTFKGLQDTNLTSLDLSSNSMVSLHNSPFQWLGTLERLCLNENHLKHLTSSSFTGLGNLRVMNLTRALVKSHKSPYPIIDDFSFGPLARLETLLMDYTAFQGITADLFSGLESLGHLSLSWSSVGLQTVSGKTFASLSRSPLRTLDLTGADISRLEPGAFSDLGNLTKLLLGSNFISQTLTGEEFRGLASLEELNLYRNRKISLSPLSFVSVPSLRTLILGLALAQNQDFDPSPFQQLRNLSTLDLSNNNIANVMEGLLAGLENLRVLRLQHNNLQRVWKSANPGGPVSFLQGLRSLETLDLDSNGLDEIPVTGLSGLSQLRELGLAGNVLDHLRDSIFDDLDSLRVLRMQRNLITSVPRGVFQPAFRNLSVLRLERNPFDCTCESILWFVNWLNATNASVPQRGSEYICNTPQAYFNKSVDRFNPLSCKDMVPFFALYVANCILVLIFMTTALISHFQGWRIKFHWNVLVNRTLGFAEPDLGEARFEYDAYLIYAPGDSKWVERHLLPLEEDKQYSFFMEDRDAEPGRSQFEAIVEAMRSSRKIVFVVTEKLLSDPWCRMYKAHQAMHQVIEDSRDSVVLVLLEDVPDHRLSRALLIRKGMLKSRCILHWPLQRERIPAFRHKLQVALGSSNAVQ, from the exons ATGTCAAAACAT GTTTCATGCCTTCGGACGGTAGGAGCCATGAAGGTAGCGCCTCTCTTCCTCCTGACTTGCCTCTTGGGCCTGCTTGTCCAGAGCCCCTGCCTCCTGGCGCAAAAGGCGACCGCCTGCGAGGTTAAAGGTCGGACGGCAGACTGCACGCACCTGAGTCTCAAAGAGGTGCCCCCCGATCTGCCCGCCGACATCACCGGGCTGGACGTGTCCCACAACATGCTCCCGGCGCTGCCCGGACTGTCCCTGGCGTGGTACCCTCAGCTGGTCCGCCTGGATGCCAGCTTCAACGACATCAAAGGCCTGGATCCCGACATGTGCCTCGCCCTGCCCCTCCTGAGGCACCTCGTGCTCCACCGCAATGAGGTCCACCTCCTGACCGAGAAGGACGTGCTCCACTGCGCCAACCTCACTCACCTGGACCTGTCCTCCAACCGGCTCAAGCTACTGGGGGAGCCTTTTCGGCCCCTGCAG AGGCTGACCCGGCTGGACGTGTCGGCTAGCGGTCTCACCTCGGCCCGTTTGGGGTCCGTGCCGCAGCTGTGGAGCCTGAAGACGTTGTCCCTGTCTGGGAATGCCATAAAGAGCATCAAGAGCAATGACCTCTCCTACCTCAGCAACTCCTCCATCCAGACACTGATCCTCTCTTCTCTGCCACTGAAAACG CTTGAGCCTGGATGCTTCCAGCAAATCAGAGGACTGCGAGATCTGGTGATGGACAGTTCTCCGCTCAGCCCCCAGTTAATTGTCAAATTGAGCGAGGAGCTGTCGGGGACGAGGATCGCCAGCCTTTCCCTCCGGAATATCAAGCTGGTGTCCCTCACCAATACCACCTTCAAAGGCCTGCAGGACACTAACCTGACCTCTCTGGACCTGTCCAGCAACAGCATGGTGTCACTGCACAACAGTCCTTTCCAGTGGCTGGGCACTTTGGAGAGGCTATGCCTCAACGAGAACCACCTCAAGCACCTCACCAGTTCCTCATTCACAGGGCTGGGGAACCTCAGGGTCATGAACCTCACCAGGGCGTTGGTGAAGAGCCACAAATCGCCCTACCCTATCATCGACGACTTCTCTTTCGGTCCGCTGGCCAGACTGGAAACCCTGCTAATGGACTACACGGCCTTCCAAGGGATCACGGCCGACCTCTTTTCAGGACTGGAGAGCCTCGGTCACCTGAGCCTGAGCTGGAGCAGCGTCGGCCTTCAGACTGTGAGCGGCAAGACGTTCGCCTCACTGTCCCGCTCGCCGCTCCGCACGCTGGACCTGACGGGCGCGGACATCTCGCGCCTGGAACCGGGGGCCTTCTCGGACCTGGGGAACCTTACCAAGCTGCTCCTGGGCTCCAACTTCATCTCCCAGACCCTGACGGGGGAGGAGTTCCGGGGTCTGGCCAGCCTGGAGGAGCTCAACCTGTACCGCAATAGGAagatctccctctcccctttgtCCTTCGTCTCCGTGCCCTCCCTGAGGACGCTGATACTGGGGCTCGCTCTGGCCCAAAATCAGGACTTCGACCCCTCCCCGTTCCAGCAGCTTCGCAACCTGTCCACGCTGGACCTCAGCAACAACAACATTGCCAACGTGATGGAGGGCCTTCTGGCCGGGCTGGAGAACCTTCGGGTCCTCAGGCTGCAGCACAACAACCTGCAGCGAGTGTGGAAGAGCGCCAACCCGGGCGGACCCGTCTCCTTCCTGCAGGGCCTGCGCAGCCTGGAGACGCTGGACCTGGACAGCAACGGGCTGGACGAGATCCCTGTCACGGGGCTGAGCGGGCTATCCCAGCTTCGCGAGCTCGGCCTTGCCGGGAACGTCCTGGACCACCTGCGGGACTCCATCTTCGACGACCTGGACTCCCTGCGGGTGCTGCGGATGCAGAGGAACCTGATCACCTCGGTGCCGCGAGGCGTGTTCCAACCCGCCTTCCGCAACCTCAGCGTGCTCCGCCTGGAGCGCAACCCCTTCGACTGCACCTGCGAGAGCATCCTGTGGTTCGTCAACTGGCTCAACGCCACCAACGCCAGCGTGCCCCAGCGGGGCTCCGAGTACATCTGCAACACGCCGCAAGCTTATTTCAACAAGTCCGTGGACCGCTTCAACCCCCTGTCCTGCAAGGACATGGTCCCCTTCTTCGCCCTCTATGTCGCAAACTGCATCCTGGTGCTGATCTTCATGACAACCGCCCTCATATCCCATTTCCAGGGGTGGAGGATTAAGTTCCACTGGAACGTCCTGGTCAACCGCACCTTGGGCTTTGCAGAGCCGGACCTGGGCGAGGCCAGGTTCGAATATGACGCCTACTTGATATATGCACCGGGAGACAGTAAATGGGTGGAGAGACACTTGCTTCCCCTAGAGGAGGACAAGCAGTATAGCTTCTTCATGGAGGACCGTGACGCTGAGCCGGGCAGATCCCAGTTTGAGGCCATTGTTGAGGCCATGAGAAGCTCCAGAAAGATTGTGTTTGTCGTCACAGAAAAGCTACTGAGTGACCCGTGGTGCCGAAT GTACAAGGCGCATCAGGCCATGCACCAGGTGATCGAGGACAGCCGGGACTCCGTGGTGCTGGTCCTGCTGGAGGACGTCCCGGACCACAGGCTGAGCCGCGCCCTTCTGATTCGCAAGGGCATGCTGAAGTCCCGCTGCATTCTGCACTGGCCCCTGCAGAGGGAGCGCATTCCCGCCTTCCGCCACAAGCTGCAGGTGGCGCTAGGCTCCAGCAACGCTGTACAGTAg